A single genomic interval of Flavobacterium sp. N2820 harbors:
- a CDS encoding C40 family peptidase, which yields MFGICNLAIVPIRAEASDRSEQVSQLLFGEHFKIIELTAKWAQVELAYDGYVGWIDNKQYQPINEEQYLFLNEAPSVLNADLIEYITTPNNQLTPIPLGASLSFLENEEINTSKYSFEGLKVCGEKPKSELVKTAFMYLNAPYLWGGKSPFGIDCSGFTQMIYKLNGYHLLRDASQQATQGEPLSFIEESEPGDLAFFDNDEGNIIHVGIMMENNYIIHASGKVRIDRLDHLGIYNADVNRHTHKLRVIKKII from the coding sequence ATGTTTGGAATTTGCAATTTAGCCATTGTACCTATTAGAGCCGAAGCCAGCGACAGAAGTGAGCAAGTTTCGCAATTGCTCTTTGGCGAACACTTTAAAATTATTGAACTTACCGCTAAATGGGCACAAGTAGAATTGGCCTATGATGGTTATGTAGGCTGGATAGATAACAAACAATATCAGCCAATAAACGAAGAACAATATTTGTTTTTAAACGAAGCTCCAAGTGTTTTAAATGCCGATTTAATCGAATATATTACAACACCAAACAATCAATTAACACCAATTCCTTTAGGTGCTTCTCTGTCATTTTTAGAGAATGAAGAAATAAACACAAGTAAATACAGTTTTGAAGGCTTGAAAGTTTGCGGTGAAAAACCAAAATCGGAATTAGTAAAAACAGCTTTTATGTATTTGAATGCGCCCTATTTATGGGGTGGAAAATCGCCATTTGGAATTGATTGCTCTGGGTTTACCCAAATGATTTACAAATTAAACGGCTATCATCTACTACGTGATGCTTCACAACAGGCTACACAAGGCGAACCTTTGAGTTTTATTGAGGAAAGTGAGCCTGGTGATTTAGCATTTTTTGACAATGATGAAGGAAATATCATTCACGTAGGCATCATGATGGAAAATAATTACATTATTCATGCTTCAGGAAAAGTGCGAATTGATCGTTTAGACCATTTAGGAATCTATAACGCAGACGTTAATCGACACACCCATAAATTAAGAGTTATTAAAAAGATAATTTAA
- a CDS encoding bifunctional response regulator/alkaline phosphatase family protein has translation MSQIKILWVDDEIDLLKPHILFLEKKNYHVTTCNNGQDAIDLFDTENFDIVFLDENMPGLSGLETLAEIKEKKSSVPVIMITKSEEEYIMEEAIGSKIADYLIKPVNPNQILLSLKKNLDHSRLVSEKTTLDYQKEFRKIAMDMAMVRSYEDWVELYKKLLFWELQLENIEDQSMVEILESQKAEANAQFGKFIERNYEDWFTPKADKPVLSHEIFGELVAPEIRKKDKPILFVVIDNLRYDQWKAFESIVNNHYKLEKEVSYFSILPTATQYARNAIFSGLTPLEMEKKFPQYWKNDVDEGGKNLFEAEFLTEQLKRLGLNIKQEYYKITNFASGKKLADNFKSLKNNDLTTIVYNFVDMLSHAKTEMDVVKELASNDKAYRSLTVSWFKNSPLLDMIQQAQQQGFKLILTTDHGTINCKNPSKVIGDKNTSLNLRYKTGRSLTYEDKDVFAVKDPKTIGLPALNMSSSFIFAKNDLFLAYVNNYNHYVSYYRNTYQHGGISLEEMVIPFLVLEPR, from the coding sequence ATGAGCCAGATAAAAATACTTTGGGTAGATGATGAAATTGATTTATTAAAACCACATATTCTTTTTTTAGAAAAGAAAAATTACCATGTAACAACTTGCAACAACGGCCAAGATGCCATTGATTTATTTGATACCGAAAACTTTGACATTGTTTTTTTAGATGAAAATATGCCAGGTTTAAGTGGTTTAGAAACCTTAGCAGAAATCAAAGAAAAAAAATCTTCAGTTCCAGTAATTATGATTACAAAAAGTGAAGAAGAATATATTATGGAAGAAGCTATCGGTTCTAAAATTGCTGATTATTTGATAAAACCCGTGAATCCAAATCAGATTTTATTGAGTTTGAAGAAGAATTTAGACCATTCGCGATTGGTTTCAGAGAAAACTACTTTGGATTATCAAAAAGAGTTCCGCAAAATTGCAATGGACATGGCTATGGTGCGCTCCTATGAAGATTGGGTTGAATTGTACAAAAAACTATTGTTTTGGGAACTACAACTTGAAAATATAGAAGACCAAAGTATGGTTGAAATTCTTGAAAGTCAAAAAGCCGAAGCCAATGCACAGTTTGGTAAATTTATCGAACGTAATTATGAAGATTGGTTTACTCCAAAAGCAGACAAACCAGTACTTTCTCATGAAATTTTTGGTGAGTTAGTTGCGCCTGAAATCCGTAAAAAAGACAAACCCATTCTATTTGTAGTAATTGATAACTTGCGTTATGATCAATGGAAAGCATTTGAAAGTATCGTAAATAATCACTACAAATTAGAAAAAGAAGTGAGCTACTTCTCTATTTTACCAACAGCTACACAATATGCACGTAATGCCATTTTCTCTGGTTTAACGCCTTTAGAAATGGAAAAGAAATTTCCGCAATATTGGAAAAATGATGTAGATGAAGGTGGAAAAAATTTATTTGAAGCCGAATTTTTAACCGAACAATTGAAACGTTTGGGATTAAACATCAAGCAAGAATATTATAAAATAACCAATTTTGCCTCAGGAAAAAAGCTTGCAGACAACTTCAAATCGTTAAAAAACAATGATTTGACTACTATTGTTTACAACTTTGTAGATATGCTTTCACATGCAAAAACTGAAATGGATGTGGTCAAAGAATTGGCTTCTAACGATAAAGCCTATCGCTCATTAACCGTGAGTTGGTTTAAGAATTCTCCCCTATTAGACATGATTCAACAAGCACAACAACAAGGCTTTAAACTAATTTTAACCACAGACCATGGTACCATAAATTGTAAAAATCCATCAAAAGTAATTGGTGATAAAAACACCAGTTTAAACCTTCGTTACAAAACAGGAAGAAGTTTAACCTACGAAGACAAGGATGTTTTTGCAGTAAAAGACCCAAAAACAATCGGTTTACCTGCGTTAAACATGAGTAGTTCGTTCATTTTTGCAAAAAATGATTTATTTTTGGCATACGTAAACAACTACAATCATTACGTGAGCTATTACCGAAATACCTATCAACATGGAGGAATATCATTGGAAGAAATGGTGATTCCGTTTTTAGTTTTAGAACCAAGGTAA
- the tsaE gene encoding tRNA (adenosine(37)-N6)-threonylcarbamoyltransferase complex ATPase subunit type 1 TsaE, translating into MTIIFSLDEITNVAKQILATPSLKKVITFHAQMGAGKTTLIKELVKELGVKDNSSSPTFSLVNEYRTFEGEIVYHFDLYRLNSEEEGYDMGLDEYFYSDNWCFIEWPEKTPNLIPIDHASISIKVMADGKRELVLKN; encoded by the coding sequence ATGACCATAATTTTTTCATTAGACGAAATCACAAACGTTGCCAAACAAATATTAGCCACGCCTTCATTAAAAAAAGTCATTACGTTTCACGCACAAATGGGCGCTGGAAAAACAACTCTTATTAAAGAATTAGTAAAAGAATTAGGGGTAAAAGATAATTCAAGTAGCCCAACATTTTCTTTGGTGAATGAATATAGAACGTTTGAAGGAGAAATCGTCTATCATTTTGATTTGTATCGATTGAATTCGGAAGAAGAAGGTTATGATATGGGATTGGATGAATATTTTTATTCTGATAATTGGTGCTTTATTGAATGGCCAGAAAAAACGCCAAATTTAATTCCAATAGACCACGCTAGCATTTCAATAAAAGTGATGGCAGATGGAAAAAGAGAATTGGTTTTAAAGAATTAG
- a CDS encoding alanine dehydrogenase — MSIYSPFSKSQLLPQEEKLEVARHKSELFIGIPKETSYQERRICLTPDAVSSLVSHGHRVMIESGSGESSSYTDKEYSDAGAEITQDTKKVLGCPMILKVEPPTLAEIEMMNPQTIVISAIQLKTQKKEYFEALATKRITALAFEFIKDEDGSYPAVKSLSEIAGTASILIASELMIGENIGKGLLFGNITGVPPTKVVIIGAGTVAEYAARTALGLGASVKVFDNSITKLRRLQNTLNQRIFTSTIQEKSLLKALRRCDVAIGAMKGKNRAPIVVTETMVEHMKKGAVIVDVSIDTGGCFETSEVTTHEKPTFIKNGVIHYCVPNIPSRYSKTASMSISNIISPFLLHIAEDGGIESAIRCNRGLKNGIYSYHGLLTNKAIADWFNLEHRDINLIVF, encoded by the coding sequence ATGTCTATTTATAGTCCTTTCTCAAAATCGCAATTACTTCCTCAAGAAGAAAAGCTAGAAGTTGCTCGACATAAAAGCGAATTATTTATTGGAATTCCAAAAGAAACCTCTTACCAAGAACGTCGTATTTGTTTAACACCAGATGCCGTTTCTTCACTAGTTTCTCATGGACACCGCGTAATGATTGAATCTGGTTCGGGAGAAAGTTCAAGTTATACCGATAAAGAATACAGTGATGCAGGTGCCGAAATAACACAAGACACCAAAAAAGTGTTAGGTTGCCCGATGATTTTAAAAGTAGAACCACCTACTTTAGCCGAAATCGAAATGATGAATCCACAAACCATCGTTATTTCAGCAATTCAATTAAAAACACAGAAAAAAGAATATTTTGAAGCTTTAGCTACCAAAAGGATTACCGCTTTAGCATTTGAATTCATAAAAGATGAAGATGGTTCGTATCCAGCTGTAAAATCACTATCAGAAATTGCAGGAACAGCGTCAATTTTAATCGCATCCGAATTAATGATTGGTGAGAATATTGGAAAAGGGCTATTATTCGGAAACATTACTGGAGTTCCGCCAACAAAAGTTGTCATCATTGGAGCAGGAACAGTTGCAGAATACGCCGCAAGAACCGCTTTAGGATTAGGTGCGAGTGTGAAAGTATTTGACAATTCGATTACTAAATTACGTCGTTTACAAAACACTTTAAATCAAAGAATATTTACTTCAACTATACAAGAAAAATCGCTTTTAAAAGCCTTACGTCGTTGTGATGTAGCTATTGGAGCTATGAAAGGTAAAAACCGTGCACCTATCGTAGTTACTGAAACCATGGTAGAGCACATGAAAAAAGGCGCTGTTATTGTAGATGTAAGCATCGATACAGGCGGTTGTTTTGAAACTTCAGAAGTCACTACACATGAAAAGCCAACTTTTATTAAAAATGGTGTAATACATTATTGTGTGCCAAACATTCCTTCCCGTTATTCTAAAACGGCTTCTATGTCGATTAGTAACATCATCTCACCTTTCTTGCTACACATTGCAGAAGATGGAGGCATTGAGAGTGCTATTCGTTGCAATAGAGGTTTAAAAAACGGAATATATAGTTATCACGGTTTGTTAACCAATAAAGCAATTGCCGATTGGTTTAATTTAGAACACAGAGATATCAACCTAATTGTTTTTTAA
- a CDS encoding DUF4258 domain-containing protein: MKFKFRLAYYLFGLFLGAIFVIWFLKAKASDKGVEFCYLPNCRVLKDLRSKSLDIDSLAKKSLAEKWVTMEDIKQSLRYGDVDFSKSNEPYKKGKIYVIEGKTANNEEITITMVNYTNKVLLEKIEKK; this comes from the coding sequence ATGAAATTTAAGTTTCGTTTGGCTTATTATTTATTTGGACTGTTTTTAGGAGCAATATTTGTAATATGGTTTTTAAAAGCAAAAGCGAGTGACAAAGGGGTAGAATTTTGCTACTTACCAAATTGTCGTGTTTTAAAAGATTTAAGAAGTAAATCGTTAGATATTGACTCACTAGCCAAAAAATCTTTAGCAGAAAAATGGGTTACAATGGAAGATATCAAACAAAGTTTACGTTATGGAGATGTAGATTTTTCAAAAAGTAACGAACCCTACAAAAAAGGCAAGATTTATGTTATTGAAGGCAAAACTGCTAATAATGAAGAAATTACCATCACAATGGTTAATTACACCAACAAAGTCTTATTAGAAAAGATAGAAAAAAAGTAA
- a CDS encoding aminoacyl-histidine dipeptidase: protein MSQEIRNLEPKPLWNKFADLNAVPRPSKKEERVIEFMKNFGTSLGLETFEDEIRNVIIRKPATPGMENRKPIVLQGHLDMVHQKNNDTNFDFDTQGIDMYVDGDWVRAKGTTLGADNGLGVAMIMAILESTDIKHPAIEALFTIDEETGMTGALNLKGGVLQGEILLNLDTEEDDEIDIGCAGGIDVTATRGYNEEETPEGSVGYTITVKGLQGGHSGMDIHKGLGNANKIMNRLLFDGFENFGLQIAEISGGSLRNAIPRESVAKVIIAEMYDEAFVFDMQEVIGDIKTEFKTMEPNLTIEIVKNDSIPAKVMDLGVQEGLLRAIYAAHNGVYRMSADMEDLVETSNNIARVIVKDGQISIQNLTRSSVESSKMDLANSLRSAYELFGCEVEFGGSYPGWTPNVNSEILDVLTSIYEKQNGDKPKVVACHAGLECGILGTNYPNMDMISFGPTIHGAHSPDERASIKSSQKFWKFVIEILENIPLKK from the coding sequence ATGAGCCAAGAAATTAGAAATCTGGAACCAAAGCCACTTTGGAACAAATTTGCCGATTTGAATGCTGTGCCACGGCCTTCTAAAAAAGAAGAACGTGTGATTGAATTCATGAAGAACTTCGGAACCAGTTTAGGATTAGAAACGTTTGAAGACGAAATCAGAAACGTTATCATTCGCAAACCAGCAACGCCAGGAATGGAAAACCGCAAACCAATTGTTTTGCAAGGACATTTGGATATGGTACACCAAAAAAATAATGATACGAATTTTGATTTCGACACGCAAGGAATCGATATGTATGTCGATGGTGATTGGGTTCGTGCAAAAGGAACTACACTTGGTGCTGATAATGGGTTAGGAGTTGCGATGATTATGGCGATTTTAGAATCTACTGATATTAAACATCCTGCAATTGAGGCTTTGTTTACGATTGATGAAGAAACTGGAATGACAGGTGCTTTGAACTTAAAAGGTGGTGTGTTACAAGGTGAAATTTTATTGAATTTAGATACTGAAGAAGACGATGAAATCGACATCGGTTGTGCGGGAGGAATTGATGTAACAGCTACAAGAGGTTATAACGAAGAAGAAACACCAGAAGGTTCTGTAGGTTATACCATTACTGTGAAAGGTTTACAAGGTGGACACTCGGGAATGGATATTCATAAAGGATTAGGAAATGCCAACAAAATCATGAACCGTTTATTATTTGACGGATTTGAGAATTTTGGATTGCAAATTGCTGAAATTTCAGGTGGAAGTTTGCGTAATGCAATTCCGAGAGAAAGTGTAGCGAAAGTTATTATTGCTGAAATGTATGATGAAGCGTTTGTTTTTGACATGCAAGAAGTAATTGGCGACATCAAAACCGAATTCAAAACGATGGAACCAAATTTAACGATTGAAATTGTTAAAAATGATTCGATTCCAGCGAAAGTAATGGATTTGGGAGTGCAAGAAGGTTTGTTACGAGCGATTTATGCAGCACACAACGGCGTTTACAGAATGTCGGCTGATATGGAAGACTTGGTAGAAACTTCTAATAATATTGCAAGAGTGATTGTAAAAGACGGACAAATTTCGATTCAGAATTTAACGCGTTCATCAGTGGAAAGTTCTAAAATGGATTTAGCAAATAGCTTGCGTTCGGCGTATGAATTATTTGGTTGCGAAGTTGAATTTGGAGGAAGTTATCCAGGTTGGACACCAAACGTGAACTCGGAAATTTTAGACGTATTGACTTCTATATATGAGAAACAAAACGGAGATAAACCAAAAGTAGTTGCGTGTCATGCTGGATTAGAATGTGGTATTTTAGGTACGAATTATCCAAACATGGACATGATTTCTTTTGGACCAACGATTCACGGAGCACACAGCCCTGATGAAAGAGCATCCATTAAATCGTCTCAGAAATTTTGGAAATTTGTGATTGAAATTTTGGAGAATATTCCGCTGAAGAAGTAA
- a CDS encoding DUF3810 domain-containing protein → MKRKFILPLFLVLQIIIVKTIGLFPDFVENWYSKGFYPKLAFLSRKALGWLPFSFGDIIYFILILLLFRWIWKHRIGFFKEWKNNGLAILSWVSVFYFFFHILWGMNYYRIPLHDKLQIEKEYSAEQLKTFAEKMLLKTNELQLQITKNDSLAVVIPYSDEEIYNLALKGYDNIPTDLQEFRYEVKSIKSSLFSYPLSYMGFGGYLNPFTNEAQVNYLKPKYTSPLTTCHEMAHQTGIGSESECNFIGFVTASKNDDLYFQYSAYSFALRYALNNLEALQEGSSKPFVKKINKGVLKNFEENKIFWKQYQTPINTFFEYFYDNFLKANQQKDGMEGYSKFVGLAIGYDDK, encoded by the coding sequence GTGAAAAGAAAATTCATCCTTCCTTTATTTTTAGTCCTCCAAATCATCATTGTGAAAACGATTGGTTTATTTCCTGATTTTGTAGAAAATTGGTACAGCAAAGGTTTTTATCCAAAACTAGCTTTCTTGTCGAGAAAAGCATTGGGTTGGTTGCCATTTTCATTTGGTGATATAATCTATTTTATACTGATTTTACTCTTATTTAGATGGATTTGGAAGCACCGAATTGGCTTTTTTAAAGAGTGGAAAAATAACGGATTAGCAATATTGAGTTGGGTTTCGGTGTTTTATTTTTTCTTTCATATTCTTTGGGGAATGAATTATTACCGTATTCCGTTGCATGATAAATTGCAGATTGAAAAAGAATATTCGGCAGAACAATTAAAAACGTTTGCTGAAAAAATGTTATTAAAAACCAACGAATTACAATTGCAAATCACAAAAAATGATTCATTAGCCGTTGTGATTCCGTACTCGGATGAAGAAATTTACAATTTGGCTTTAAAAGGGTATGATAACATCCCAACCGATTTACAAGAATTCCGTTACGAAGTAAAAAGCATCAAATCGTCGTTGTTTAGTTATCCGTTGAGTTATATGGGATTTGGTGGATATTTGAATCCGTTTACCAATGAAGCGCAAGTCAATTATTTGAAACCTAAATACACTTCGCCTTTAACCACTTGCCACGAAATGGCACATCAAACAGGAATTGGAAGCGAAAGCGAATGCAATTTCATCGGATTTGTAACCGCTTCAAAAAATGACGATTTGTATTTCCAATATTCAGCATACAGTTTTGCATTGCGTTATGCGTTAAATAATTTGGAAGCCTTACAAGAAGGAAGTTCGAAGCCTTTTGTAAAAAAAATCAACAAAGGCGTTTTGAAAAACTTTGAAGAGAATAAAATCTTTTGGAAACAATACCAAACGCCCATCAATACCTTTTTTGAATATTTCTACGATAATTTCCTAAAAGCCAACCAACAAAAAGACGGCATGGAAGGCTATAGCAAGTTTGTGGGATTAGCGATTGGGTATGACGATAAGTAA
- a CDS encoding NAD(P)/FAD-dependent oxidoreductase: MNIPRSSFPRIVIIGGGFAGISLAKKLRNKNVQVVLLDKHNYHNFQPLMYQVATGGLEPDSIAYPIRKVVQEFKDVYFRLAEVREIDAKNNKVIADIGELKYDYLVIATGSKTNYFGNKEIERNSMAMKTIPQSLNIRSLILENFEQALLTNDIDERHSLMNFVLVGGGPTGVELAGALAEMKKAILPKDYPDLDVRKMEINLIQSGDRILNTMSENASEKAEKFLLNLGVSVWKNVRVTGYDGKTVTTNSDLSFDSATVIWTAGVQGALPHGLKSDSFIKNVDRIKVNQYNQVEGYENLFAIGDIAVMTSEVYPQGHPMMAQPAMQQGRLLAENLIRLLDKKELKPFVYKDKGSMATIGRNKAVVDLPNYKFSGVFAWFVWMFVHLFSLIGFKNKAVVFLNWVYNYIRFDREARLIMRPYKKRKLVSFTSDEL; this comes from the coding sequence ATGAACATACCTCGTAGTAGTTTTCCTCGAATTGTCATCATCGGTGGTGGTTTTGCAGGAATTTCCCTAGCCAAAAAGCTTCGAAATAAAAATGTGCAAGTTGTTTTATTAGATAAACATAATTATCACAACTTTCAACCTTTAATGTATCAAGTGGCAACAGGCGGTTTAGAACCAGATTCTATTGCTTATCCTATTCGTAAAGTGGTACAAGAATTTAAAGATGTTTATTTTCGCTTAGCAGAAGTGCGAGAAATTGATGCTAAAAACAATAAAGTAATTGCTGATATTGGCGAACTAAAATATGATTATTTAGTTATAGCAACGGGTTCAAAAACCAATTATTTTGGAAATAAAGAAATCGAACGCAATAGCATGGCGATGAAAACGATTCCGCAATCGTTGAATATTCGTAGTTTGATTTTGGAGAATTTTGAACAAGCTTTACTTACGAATGATATCGATGAACGTCATAGTTTGATGAATTTTGTTTTAGTAGGTGGCGGACCAACAGGAGTGGAGTTGGCAGGCGCTTTAGCCGAAATGAAAAAAGCGATTCTTCCAAAAGATTATCCCGATTTAGATGTTCGAAAAATGGAAATCAATCTGATTCAAAGTGGTGATAGAATTCTGAATACAATGAGCGAAAATGCTTCAGAAAAAGCAGAAAAGTTTCTGTTGAATTTAGGTGTTAGCGTATGGAAAAACGTTCGTGTAACAGGTTATGATGGAAAAACAGTGACGACCAATTCAGATTTATCATTCGATTCCGCAACTGTAATTTGGACAGCTGGCGTGCAAGGCGCTTTGCCTCACGGTTTAAAATCGGATAGTTTCATCAAAAATGTAGACAGAATAAAAGTCAACCAATACAATCAAGTAGAAGGGTATGAGAACCTATTTGCGATTGGCGATATTGCGGTAATGACTTCTGAAGTCTATCCACAAGGTCATCCCATGATGGCACAACCCGCTATGCAACAAGGCAGATTATTAGCCGAAAATTTAATTCGATTATTAGATAAAAAAGAGTTGAAACCGTTTGTTTACAAAGACAAAGGTTCGATGGCAACTATAGGAAGAAATAAAGCGGTTGTCGATTTACCAAATTACAAATTTAGTGGTGTTTTTGCTTGGTTTGTGTGGATGTTTGTGCATTTGTTTTCACTAATTGGATTCAAAAATAAAGCAGTAGTATTCCTAAACTGGGTGTACAATTACATTCGTTTTGACCGAGAAGCAAGATTGATTATGCGTCCGTATAAAAAGAGAAAATTAGTAAGTTTTACAAGTGATGAGCTGTAA
- a CDS encoding FecCD family ABC transporter permease, with protein sequence MRFTKKQNFLFLLLLLAMFFLFLVNISLGSVAIPLKEVIKGLLSQKMSKESWEIILWNFRFPKAITAILVGIGLSMSGLLMQTLFRNPLAGPYVLGLSSGASLGVAFIILGTGFLPTFISSFFLSNYGLVLASSLGSFLVLMAVLVVSQKLKDTMAILIVGLMFGSFTSAIVSVLAYFTTAEKLQKFTFWSMGSISNLSWNEISLLSVFVVIGIGISFIVIKPLNALLLGEKYAQSIGINYKKTRFLIIIATSVLAGSITAFAGPIAFIGLAVPHMAKLVFQTSNHFVLFWSTLLLGAIVMLCCDTIAQVPGNDITLPINAITSVIGAPVVIWLLIRKKRF encoded by the coding sequence ATGCGGTTTACCAAAAAACAAAACTTCCTTTTCCTACTTTTGCTATTAGCAATGTTTTTTTTGTTTTTGGTAAATATTAGCTTAGGCTCAGTTGCTATTCCGTTGAAAGAGGTTATAAAAGGCCTTTTATCTCAAAAAATGAGCAAGGAAAGTTGGGAAATCATTCTTTGGAATTTTCGTTTTCCAAAAGCCATTACCGCTATTTTAGTTGGAATTGGGCTTTCAATGAGCGGACTTTTAATGCAAACTTTATTTAGAAATCCATTGGCTGGACCTTATGTTTTAGGATTAAGTTCAGGGGCGAGTTTGGGTGTTGCTTTTATTATTTTAGGAACTGGATTTTTACCAACTTTTATTTCATCTTTCTTTTTATCGAATTACGGATTGGTTTTAGCCTCGAGTTTAGGCAGTTTTCTAGTTTTAATGGCTGTTTTAGTAGTCTCTCAAAAATTAAAAGACACAATGGCTATATTGATTGTAGGACTAATGTTTGGCAGTTTTACAAGTGCAATAGTTTCTGTTTTAGCTTATTTTACTACAGCTGAAAAATTGCAGAAATTTACATTTTGGTCGATGGGAAGTATTTCTAATTTATCGTGGAATGAAATTTCACTTTTATCGGTTTTTGTTGTTATTGGAATTGGAATTAGTTTCATAGTTATAAAACCTTTAAACGCTTTATTATTGGGAGAAAAATATGCACAAAGTATCGGAATCAATTATAAAAAAACGCGTTTTTTAATCATTATTGCAACGAGTGTTTTAGCAGGAAGTATTACCGCTTTTGCAGGACCAATTGCGTTTATCGGTTTAGCGGTTCCACACATGGCAAAATTAGTATTTCAAACCAGTAATCATTTTGTATTGTTTTGGAGTACGCTATTGCTTGGCGCGATTGTAATGCTTTGTTGCGATACGATTGCACAAGTTCCAGGAAATGATATTACACTCCCTATTAATGCGATAACCTCAGTAATTGGAGCACCCGTGGTGATATGGTTGTTAATTAGAAAGAAACGATTTTAA
- a CDS encoding ABC transporter ATP-binding protein, whose protein sequence is MSKQNFTLQTSNLSIGYKSKSETITIAKNINLSFEKGKLIALIGENGIGKSTLLKTLTGIITPLKGEVTLLNTPLQSYKPLVLAQELSIVLTEKLPPSNLTVYEIIALGRQPYTNWLGTLSGEDKIKINDAIELTEIQHLVNKKHDEISDGQLQIVLIARALAQDTSIIILDEPTTHLDLVHKATLLKLLQKLTHETGKTILYSTHDIDLAIQMSDEMIVFTPTQIMQDQPCNLIQTGIFNTLFDTEHLTFDPSIGKFKIK, encoded by the coding sequence ATGAGCAAACAAAATTTCACCCTTCAAACCTCAAATCTTTCGATTGGATACAAATCAAAATCGGAGACGATTACTATTGCAAAAAATATTAATTTAAGTTTTGAAAAAGGAAAATTAATTGCATTAATTGGTGAAAATGGTATTGGAAAATCTACGCTTCTAAAAACTTTAACAGGAATTATTACACCATTAAAAGGTGAAGTTACGCTACTCAATACACCGCTTCAAAGTTATAAACCATTGGTTTTGGCGCAAGAATTAAGTATCGTTTTAACCGAAAAATTACCCCCAAGCAATTTAACCGTTTACGAAATTATTGCCTTAGGAAGACAACCTTATACCAATTGGTTGGGAACATTATCTGGTGAAGATAAAATCAAAATCAACGATGCAATTGAATTAACCGAAATTCAGCATTTAGTCAACAAAAAGCATGATGAAATTAGCGATGGTCAATTACAAATTGTTTTGATTGCACGTGCTTTAGCACAAGATACTTCGATTATTATTTTAGATGAACCTACGACACATTTAGATTTGGTTCACAAAGCAACTTTACTAAAATTGTTGCAAAAACTCACACATGAAACTGGTAAAACCATTCTCTACTCTACACATGACATCGACTTAGCGATTCAAATGAGTGACGAAATGATTGTGTTTACACCAACTCAAATAATGCAAGACCAGCCATGTAATTTAATTCAAACTGGAATTTTCAACACCTTATTTGATACCGAACATTTGACTTTTGATCCTTCCATTGGAAAATTTAAAATCAAATAG